The stretch of DNA AGAGAAAGGAGAACTTAGCTGCTAACTCTTTTTCCATCCCCTGAAACAGTCCTGTTGCAATGGTTATGCCGCTCCGGGATATCCCTGGGATAATAGCAATGCCTTGCGCTGTTCCTATGCAAAGCGCATGCCAGAGGGTAAGACCCTTTTTTCCATCAGCAAAGCGAGAAAAAAACAGCAGTGTTCCGGTTATGAGAAGTCCTATGCCAACGACAAGAAGACTGGTAAAAAAGCTTGCAAAGAGATCCTGAAAAAGGAATCCGATAATTGCTGTAGGAATACTCCCGAGCAGAATAAAAATTGCAAATCGAAATGAAGGATTATTTTTGTCAAAGGTAAGCACTGCACGAGTCATACCCACGATTTCTTTCCAAAAAACAATGAAAAGAGCAATCAATGTCCCAAGATGGAGGATAATATCATAAATTAAAGGTACCTCAATGTTAAAAAGCTGTTGCATAAGCACCAAATGACCTGAGCTAGAAATA from Candidatus Woesearchaeota archaeon encodes:
- a CDS encoding undecaprenyl-diphosphate phosphatase — protein: MVSIGEAIILGIVQGVTEWLPISSSGHLVLMQQLFNIEVPLIYDIILHLGTLIALFIVFWKEIVGMTRAVLTFDKNNPSFRFAIFILLGSIPTAIIGFLFQDLFASFFTSLLVVGIGLLITGTLLFFSRFADGKKGLTLWHALCIGTAQGIAIIPGISRSGITIATGLFQGMEKELAAKFSFLLSIPAVGGAFLLRLTDLEAVSSQDYLPYFFGLLAATIVGYYSLKLLLHIVVKRKFHTFCWYCWPVGLLAILLYFFG